In one Corallococcus sp. EGB genomic region, the following are encoded:
- a CDS encoding ImmA/IrrE family metallo-endopeptidase gives MSTKVPFLSDAQIESAAQELLRRYAKWKGEAPRPPIPVDAIAEGVLGLSLEMGDLRTKLGKPDVLGATWLDDALVVIDSSLEGNEGRYCFTLSHELGHWQLHRPLREMDKVTFPLFSREPGAKATAAIVCRDGQRDPAEIQADKFSAFLLMPASDVRAAVKHVSGGPLAIDNLLARKKADERISELRDFASEVIAHGGFTNVSNQAMQIRLETLKLVVDGAQGRLF, from the coding sequence ATGTCGACCAAGGTCCCGTTCCTCTCGGACGCGCAGATCGAGAGCGCCGCTCAGGAACTGCTGCGCCGGTACGCCAAGTGGAAAGGCGAGGCGCCTCGCCCGCCAATCCCGGTCGACGCGATCGCCGAGGGTGTCCTCGGGCTCAGCCTCGAGATGGGCGACCTCCGCACGAAGCTCGGCAAGCCCGACGTGCTCGGCGCGACGTGGCTCGACGACGCGCTGGTGGTCATCGACTCGTCGCTTGAGGGCAACGAGGGCCGCTACTGCTTCACCCTCAGTCACGAGCTCGGCCACTGGCAGCTCCACCGCCCGCTCCGCGAGATGGACAAGGTCACGTTCCCGCTCTTCTCGCGCGAGCCCGGTGCCAAGGCCACCGCCGCCATCGTCTGCCGCGACGGCCAGCGCGACCCGGCTGAGATCCAGGCCGACAAGTTCTCGGCGTTCCTGCTCATGCCCGCGAGCGACGTACGCGCGGCGGTGAAGCACGTGAGCGGCGGGCCGCTCGCCATCGACAACCTCCTCGCCCGCAAGAAGGCTGACGAGCGCATCTCCGAGCTGCGCGACTTCGCGTCCGAGGTCATCGCACACGGCGGCTTCACCAACGTGTCGAACCAGGCGATGCAGATCCGCCTGGAGACCCTGAAGCTCGTCGTCGACGGCGCGCAAGGACGGCTCTTCTGA
- a CDS encoding helix-turn-helix domain-containing protein, producing MKERFGERIRRKRTELKLGLRETATKVGISPTYLSRIETMEEKSQPAEDVIRKLATLLNDDFDELMTLAGRVSEDVEKVIKADPTMPEFLRTVGEKNISGADLMKLLDAQQKKGKR from the coding sequence CAAGAGGACTGAGCTGAAGCTCGGTCTCCGCGAGACAGCCACAAAGGTCGGCATCTCGCCCACGTACCTGTCGCGCATCGAGACGATGGAAGAGAAGAGCCAGCCAGCCGAGGACGTCATCCGCAAGCTGGCGACGCTGCTGAACGACGACTTCGACGAGCTGATGACGCTCGCGGGCCGCGTGTCCGAGGACGTCGAGAAGGTCATCAAGGCTGACCCCACGATGCCGGAGTTCCTGCGCACCGTCGGCGAGAAGAACATCTCCGGCGCGGACCTGATGAAGCTCCTCGACGCACAGCAGAAGAAGGGGAAACGGTGA